ATAGAAGCGCTTAGGGCCATTGGATTTAATGTTTGATTGTACGGTGTGGGCCGAGGATGCAGCAAGGCGAACCAAGTCTTCCCGGAGGAATTCTCTACATATTGATGGAAGTCAAGACAACAAACGTCTTCCACCTTAGAGAGAACATCAAGAGCGACTACAAAGCGGCAGAGGATCATCCTGTCTCCGCTGACGAGCGATACGCTCTAACGCGAAGAAATAAGCCCAGAGATACGGCAGCATGACGAGGATGCCTTTGATGAGTTCGCTCAGCAATTGATGAAGATCGAGCCGCTGATTGGAAAGCGCCATGAGCTGTGCGGCAAAGTATGCGGTAAGAGGGCCAACAAGAACCATCATCAGCAGGGCCGAAACCACGGATTGCCAGGTCGCCCGCCACCATGCCGTATCGCGCCAGGTTCGCTTCCGCCGTACGAGAAGAATGTCCATGCTGCCCCCGGAATGGAAGTATTTTATCCCTCATCTGCGATTCTCTGAGGCATCGGGGTTCATTTGAAATAGCGCGGTAATCGATGTACTATAGAGACCGTTGCAGCGTTTTTTCCGTAGTCCCTTAAGAGCCGTGACATTCCGGCGAAAAGGGCGGAAGAGATGAGTGGGCTTGAGCCCACTTTTTATTTGCTTTAAAAGACGCCCTCCAGCCGTTTGTAATGGAGAGCGTAGTACAAGTGGCAAAAAGCGGCATGTGGAACTTGTATGGCATTGAATCTGGACACAATACGGGCAACAGCAGAGCGGGTCGCCGCCTCGCACCATCTAGACGTGGTGGACCTGGAGTTTCAGGGCGCGGGCAAGGCGCGGGCTCTCCGTGTGTTCATCGAAAAGAACGCCGAGGAACGGGCTGGACTGGCCACCAAGGCGACTGCTGAGGGTGCCGAAGAGGATGTCACGCTGCCGAAGGGAGTCCCGGTGGAGACGCTCTCGGGCGTAACCCACGAGGATTGCTCTGCCTTTGCACAGGACTTCGGAACCGTGCTGGATGTGGAGAACCTGATTCCAGGGGCAGAGTACACGCTGGAGGTCTCTTCGCCGGGACTGGAGAGAAAGCTGTACCGGCCTGAGGATTACACGCGCTTCACCGGCTGCCTGGTGAAGGTCCAAACCTTTGCTGCGATCAACAATAACCGGCACTGGCAGGGGCGGCTGACGAAGTTTGAAGGCAATGTGGTGACGCTGGATCTTACTGCGATCAAGCAGAAGGGCAAGGCGAAGAAAGCGGTAACCGCGGCCGAGATCGAGATTCCGCTGGCGAATGTAGAGAAGGCGCAGCTGGTCGCTGAGTTTTAGCCCCTCGACTGCATCAGAAGAAACAGAACAGATTTAACTCCGGGCGGAGCAATCCACCCGGATCTGAAGGACAGACAACGATGGCAAGTGCTTTGTATCAGTCGATTGAGATGTTGAGCCGCGACAAGGGCATCGACCCGAACGTAGTGGTCGGAGCCGTTGAGGACGCCATTGCGCTGGCGACGCGCAAGTACTACAAGACGCAGGAGAATATGCGCGCCGAGATGGACCGTGAGTCCGGCGAGATTCGCGCCTATATCTACAAGACCGTCGTCGACGGTCCAGAGCAGGTCGAGGATGAGATCAACCAGTTGACGCTGGAGCAGGCCCGCGCCCTGGCCCCCGAAGTCGAGATCGGCGGCGAGCTGCGTTTCTACAAAGACACCTCTCCACTGGGCCGCATTGCCGCCCAGATGGCTAAACAGGTGATCTTCCAGAAGGTTCGCGAAGCCGAGCGGGACACCGTCTACAACGAGTACAACCATCGCGCCGGCGAGGTCCTGCTGGCTACCGTTAAACGGCTGGAGCCTATGGATGTCATCTTCGATCTCGGCAAGGCCGAGGCCAGGATGCCGAAGCGCGAACAGAGCCGGCTGGAACAGTTTGCCGTCGGCGAACGGGTCCGCGTGGTTCTGCTGCGCGTAGATCGCGCCGCCAAAGGGCCGCAGGTGATCGTTTCCCGCGCCTCACCGACCCTGGTGCAGAACCTGTTCCAGAGCGAGGTTCCAGAGATCTACGATGGCACCGTTGGGATCAAAGCCATCGCTCGCGAGGCTGGCGAGAGGACCAAGATCGCCGTACAGAGCCGCGACAAGGACGTCGATCCGGTCGGCGCCTGCGTGGGCATGAAGGGGATGCGCGTGCAGTCGATCATCCGCGAGCTGCGCGGCGAAAAGATCGACATCATCGAGTTTTCCGAAGAGATCACGACCTTTGCCGAGAAGGCGTTGCAGCCTGCGAAGGTGAGCCGCGTCTCCATTACGGATCTGGGAGAGAAGCAGCTTGAGGTCATCGTGGACGATACGCAGCTCTCGCTCGCCATCGGCAAGAAGGGCCAGAATGTCCGGCTGGCCGCCAAGTTGTTGCAATGGAAGATCGACATCAAGAGCGAAGAGGAGAAGCGCCAGGAGGTCGAGCAGCAGATGCAGGCCATGAGCGGTGGCCCCTCGACCCCGATCGAGCAGGTCACCGAAATCGGTGAGTCTGTACTCGAGAAGCTGATCGCGGCCGGCATCACCACTGTGGAGGCTCTGGCCGACATGACTCCGGAAGAACTCGAGGAGTTGCCGGGGATCGGAGAAAAGACGGTCGAGAAGATCTCGGTTGCCGTTCGTCACTATTTCGGACAGTACGAAGAGGGCGAGGAGCGTCCGGCGGTAGCGGAGGTTGCATCCACCGAGACGATTGGGGAAGAAAGCTCTACGGAGAAGACTCCCGAAGAGATTCTGGCGAATGAGGCTGGAACGGGCTCCGCAAAAGAGGTCAATGGATTTTCGACCGAGGACATTGCCGCTGCCGAGGAGACGGCTTCGAGTTCCGATGCCCTCAGCGAGGCAGACGCTCGCGAAGAGCAAATTGAGTTGAATAACGATTCGGTGGACACGCTGGTCGATGAAGCCCAGGAGTTCTCCGACGAAGGCATTGATAACGATGGAAACGACCGTGGCTAATTACAAAGGTCGTCAGCTGCGTCGTTACGAGCGCAGCAACATCAGAGATAATAGATTTAATAACCATTCCTACCTCGAAGAGGCTGATATGAGCAGCTAGGGCGCTAGGGAAGTAAAAAAGGAACGGATGAGTAAAGTTCGAATCAACGATCTGGCACGCGAACTGGAAGTGAAGAGCAAGTCCATTCTGGACGCGCTGGTGGCGGTCGGCGTCACGGAGAAGAAGACCCATTCCAGCTCCATTGAAGCGGATGAGGCCGAGCGGGTTCGCAACTATTTGAGCGGTGGACGAAGCTCCACCGGCGCCGCGAAGCCTTCCGCCGACTCGAAGCCGAAATTCGACCTCTCGAAGGTCTCCAAACCGGGCGACGCGCTCAAGGCAATTCTCGAGCGCAAGCAGGCCGAGGCAGCAGCGAAGGCAGCGCCTCCGATTGTAGCCCGCCCTGCGGTCGTGGCACCTCCAGTCGCAGCGGCTCCGACAGCCCCCAAGCCTGGTGCCGCACCCGTCGTATCGGCTGCGGCCAGCGCGTCCGTTCCTGCGACATCTCCCGCAACGGCATCCGGCCCTCGGAAGATCGTTCCGCAGCCCCGTCCCCAGGCCAACATTATCGCTCCGCCTGCGGCAGCCCCGGCGATTGCCAGCAAGCCTCCCGCAGGCCCTGTCGTGGCTCGTCCGGCAGCCCCAGCCCCGCC
This portion of the Edaphobacter sp. 4G125 genome encodes:
- a CDS encoding ribosome maturation factor RimP → MALNLDTIRATAERVAASHHLDVVDLEFQGAGKARALRVFIEKNAEERAGLATKATAEGAEEDVTLPKGVPVETLSGVTHEDCSAFAQDFGTVLDVENLIPGAEYTLEVSSPGLERKLYRPEDYTRFTGCLVKVQTFAAINNNRHWQGRLTKFEGNVVTLDLTAIKQKGKAKKAVTAAEIEIPLANVEKAQLVAEF
- the nusA gene encoding transcription termination factor NusA; protein product: MASALYQSIEMLSRDKGIDPNVVVGAVEDAIALATRKYYKTQENMRAEMDRESGEIRAYIYKTVVDGPEQVEDEINQLTLEQARALAPEVEIGGELRFYKDTSPLGRIAAQMAKQVIFQKVREAERDTVYNEYNHRAGEVLLATVKRLEPMDVIFDLGKAEARMPKREQSRLEQFAVGERVRVVLLRVDRAAKGPQVIVSRASPTLVQNLFQSEVPEIYDGTVGIKAIAREAGERTKIAVQSRDKDVDPVGACVGMKGMRVQSIIRELRGEKIDIIEFSEEITTFAEKALQPAKVSRVSITDLGEKQLEVIVDDTQLSLAIGKKGQNVRLAAKLLQWKIDIKSEEEKRQEVEQQMQAMSGGPSTPIEQVTEIGESVLEKLIAAGITTVEALADMTPEELEELPGIGEKTVEKISVAVRHYFGQYEEGEERPAVAEVASTETIGEESSTEKTPEEILANEAGTGSAKEVNGFSTEDIAAAEETASSSDALSEADAREEQIELNNDSVDTLVDEAQEFSDEGIDNDGNDRG